The Solanum dulcamara chromosome 2, daSolDulc1.2, whole genome shotgun sequence region TCACGCCTACAATGATGCACCTTATTCTTTTACGTTTTTGAGTTGAACAAATTCCATGGTTAAAAATGTcctagaaaaacaaaaaaaattcaagaattgtGGCAAGCTGGATTCGAACTCAGAATCTTGATGGGAAAAATATAGCATAAAAAAACAACATATATAGAGCATTTCGCCAGTGACACCTAAGGGGCTCTTATTAATTTTAGTGCCACTTTAGTTGATTTATTTGTTTGGTTTTGACCTTGGTGTGTAGGTGCCATTGCACCCCCTCCCTCTTTAATAGATTTGCACGCCAAAATTTGTAGCTAGTAATTGGCATGGTTGTGTTAAAGATAGTGGTGCTTACCTTGACAATCCTGGGAACGCCCGTCATTGCAGGGTAACAGTTCCAAGGCTGATGGCCTACATGAAATAATCAAAGCTGGAGCAATGGGCCTGAAGCTTCATGAGGACTGGGGAACTACTCCTGCTGCTATAGATATGTGCCTAACTGTTGCAGATCAATATGATATTCAGGTGCTCGTTCCTTTCTGAGTTTGCTGATTTAACCAAGTTTTACTAGTTAAAAGGTGATTATGACTTCTGAAATGCAGGTTAACATCCATACTGACACCTTGAACGAATCTGGATTTGTTGAGCATACAATTGCTGCTTTTAAAGGTCGCACCATACATACATATCACAGGTAAACACTTACATATCTTCTCCCTCCAACTCTGAAGgaaaataggaaaaagaagAGATAGAGAGCCAAGAATGATGACTTGAGAAAAAAGGATTAGAAAGCGCTGCTGCTTACCTATAAGATCAATGAACAGAATTCTTCTATTTTGTATCTTTTACATGTATTCTGCAGTGAAGGTGCTGGTGGTGGACATGCTCCAGATATAATCAAAGTTTGTGGTGTAAAGAATGTAATTCCCTCATCAACCAATCCAACACGTCCATTCACGTTGAATACTGTGGACGAGCACCTTGACATGCTGGTAAGAGAAGCTTATAATAAGGTGAAGTTTCTATGCTCCTGAACAGTATATATTCCTGATACCTCTACTTGCAGATGGTATGCCATCATCTTAACAAGGACGTCCGAGAGGATGTAGCCTTTGCTGAATCTCGGATTCGGGCTGAAACGATTGCTGCAGAAGACATTTTACATGATATGGGAGCAATTAGTATTATATCTTCTGATTCACAAGCCATGGGTCGAATTGGAGAGGTTTTCAGTAGTCTAATTTCCTATTAGAATTTTTGATTGAGAAACATCATATTGCAGGCAAACTTAACCAATTATATGATGTTGCAGGCAAACTCAACCAATTATTAGTTTTTTCAGAATATCCTCTGTTAAGGGTCGGTAAACAGTATGTCTTGTATTTGTATAATCACATCCGCATACTGCAGTATGCAGTTGTACATCGACGTTCTGAACGTCTACCTACAATAACTCAGTGTTCTATTTATGTTGTTTGAATATTAAGTGAATATGTGTCGAGATTCATCGTATCATATAAGGAAAATCATATAGAATATTCTGTAGGATACACTAGGATATTCTAAATCTAATTATAGAATATTTACTTACCTTTTAGCATAGAAATTGCTTACCTACGCCATTTAATGTAGCCTAAGACTCCTATATAAGGAGCACCTCTTGTACACTGTTAATCAAGTCAATAGAGCTTCTTTTCTATTTCACATGATATTAGAGTATTTCTATTTATAGCTTGCCCAATATTGCCCTATATTATGTTGTCTACGCTCCAAATGTCCAGTCTTGGTTGGGAGGGGATGCTAAGTGTCTCACTTTGGTAGATGAAATGAGTTGTTGTCTCCTTGTGTGGTCTTAGACAATCCTCACCTCTTGAGCTAGTTTTGGGGATTGTGTTAGACCCAAGGTCCACTTTATTATGGTACCAAAGTAGGTAGTCCTAGGTTTGTGTCTCACTGCTACCActatcaaaaagaatttccacttGCTTAGATCATCCTAAGTTCCAAACAATCAAGCCCACACGTGAGGCGGTGTGGTGAAGACAtaattagataaataaaaatgtacTCTTTTTAATAGCTTAAGCTTTTATGTAAGATGGTGGAACATGTCAACATTAGGTTATAGTATGTATCCTGCTATTATGATTAGGGCTTCCCAGGAAAGCCATATCTGTCCTTTATTACTTGTTAGTTGATATCATCTATGTTTCtcggattcttcaaaaatgGCAATGGACAcatgtcggattctccaaaaatagtgtatttttggaaaatccgacaAGGGTGTAGCACCGAAAGTGAAGAATCCGCACAACTTAGGATATAATAGGCTCATGTCATGATTCAGCTGAAAGTGCATATAAGAGAACTTTTTGTAAGAAAAATTTCACTTACAATCCCATGTACCGGAAGTCCGGAACCTAATTAAGCTGAggaaaaataaatgaagaacTAGAGGTATCCATcaaatatatagtataattaatttcttttctGGCTATTGTTATTTCTTGGAGGtggaatataaaaaaagaaagtaattgaGTAGGTCATATCCTAGACCTAACGCCCTGCAGTTGCCAGATTTTGACGGGAAACTACAATTGCCCTTGTGCTAGGAACTTACAAGCTGCAAGTAGTTTGGTCTGAAGGAGAGACAGCACCATACTGATATCTCCTTCCAGCTCTCCAAAACTATTTTCTTTAGTTTTCCATCTCATAACACTTGAAAAGACTCTAAAATTGCTTTATCTCCTTTGTACATCTTGTGCCATCCTccataaaatcataataataacttGAGTGCCATCTTCTTAAAAGCTCAAGGGAGAGATTCAGAAGTATATGATTAAAGTTTAACTCTGTTGTTATCAAGGGATATGTGTGTCTGCCGTGGGGTAAAAAATTGGACAGGAGATCGAATTGCAACAAGAGAATTTATGTTGTCTAGTCAATATGAAAATAGCAATTAACTGAGGAGGGTCAGGTTCTTCTGTTAAGCCTGTAATCAGCTACCTGCTGTGAGTTGGCACTGAATGTGATTGAGATGAAGATATATTTCACATTCTCTGAAACTTGGCTGTATGATATAATATTGAACAGATACTTGTCTTACCAGGTGATTAGTAGAACATGGCAGACTGCCCACAAGATGAAGTCATTTAGAGGACCATTGGACATTGCCGGGTCAGACAATGACAATTTCCGGATCAAACGATACATCGCAAAATACACTATAAATCCAGCAATTGCTAATGGGATCTCTCAATATGTCGGATCAGTTGAGGTCTGTCCTTATCATCACTGTTCATCTCATGAGTTTGTTTAGTTCCTTACTGTGTTTTACCTTTTTGACTTTCAATACTCCAAATTCTCTATAGAGATGCTTATGTGATTCTATGAATTAGACAAATTTTTCTTTACTTCTTTTTAGGCGGTGGGGTTGCTTATGATATATGAACTCTTCATTTACGCAGATGTATTGAAGGTGTATGACAAGGGTATGGATATATGTTCTGTAAGTCCTTCAAAATACTCCAAAATGCCTGAAAATTATTGGGTATGACCATGTTAGATCCATTAACAAACCTAGTATCTGAGTCTGTGAAGTTGGGGGGGAGGGGGACCAATTGACTAAATAAGGAAAATATAGAGTAAACCACGTTAAATCCATATAACATTAACTAGTTGAATTCATCTCGAAGGAGTACAAAGTAAACCACGTTAGATCCATATACAAACCTAATATCTGAGTCTATGTAAAGTTtagggtgggggggggggggggaccaATTGACTAAATAAGGAAAAGATAGAGTTGAATTCATCTCAAAGGAGTACAAAGTAAACACGTTTAATATCATTTTTAGCATATCATAAAGCAAAAGCCAAATCTCATCAACCAAATATTAAAGAATTTTAGTACACCGAGTTTACTCATTTCTTGAGATAAAGAAGGAGACCCTTATAAGGCTTTTAAAATGTAGAATAAATTAATATCTCCCCTATGGCGATAATTTTGGAGTAACTTAATTTGGTAAAATAAGGAAGCTTCTAGTCTTTTTTACCGAtagatttttttctttgattttatcaGTATTCTGCATGAACGGAAATGACCGACTTTTATCAGATGCTATGATTTGGACAAACTTATCTTTGTGTCATCAGTCAATGaaggtttcttttcttttttctttgtttggGAGGGGTCGGCCATCTAAATGTGGTATCGTCCGGCCTTATTAAAGTTGGGCTGATAAAAAAATTCAGTTTTCAGGAGCTCTCATTTTAATCAAACAGAAAAAGCCAAGTAGTTGATTTGATTAGCTCGAAACAAAATCACAATAATATAAACAACATCCCCAGTGAAAATCACAATTATATAAACCATGGTAGAAAAATTAAAGCACGTCTAGTTCAGCTAATTTCTAGAAACTTGCATTGTATAAAGCTATAAGAATCTTGAGAGGTGATTATTCTATCCTTTATCATTCTAGTGCTGAAGGCATTTTGCTCTGAAAAGTCGAGCACTTCAACTCTCATTGTCATAGATTACAGTTTCATTTATGGACATCTTGCAGGTAGGGAAATTAGCCGATCTTGTGGTGTGGAAACCCTCATTTTTCGGGGCGAAACCAGAAATGGTGATCAAAGGAGGCGTAATAGCTTGGTCAAATATGGGAGACCCGAATGCTAGTATCCCAACTCCTGAACCGGTAACTTTTTACATTGGTACTCTTTTCAATTCACAGTTTTTGCTTGTAACAGAGCTATTAGTCCTAAGTTCTTGCATCCAAGAGATCCAACATCGGAGTAATGTTTCTGAAACAACTGTATAGTTTAATTCACTTTTTTGGCTTCATGTGTGAATCTTGAATTATAGCTTATGTTTTACTAATAGCCTCTGCCAATTAAACCCTTATTCGGTTTTGTTATCACCTTCAAGGCAGAGTTATCTATATTTTCACTTCTGAAGTACAAGTTGTCGCAGGTATTAATGAGGCCTATGTTTGGAGCATTATCCAAGGCTGCAAGTACTAATTCGATTGCTTTTGTCAGCAAGGCATgtatctctttctctctctcacaCATACCCCGATAAAGACTCAGCCCCAAAAGTGTATGGACGTTTTTTATTATTCTATCCgtcccattttagttgtcatgattttttttttgagagttaaactatatgaattttgatcaatattttaagatgtatattttttatcatattgatatgaaaaaaatgtaacttatagtactttttgtatagtttttgaatatttaattttttactttataatattgaattaaactaatataatttaactttaaatttagtCAAATTAACTTTCAAAAAACGCAATATAACAACTTAAATGAGATGGAGGGAGTATATATTTAGGAGTTGGGATTTACTTTATATACACTAACAGTGTAAAGGTTGTCTGCACTATCAGTATAACCTGTTCCAAAAggttatttactttattttccaGGTTACAATTTTAGACTTAATACGAATAGCTACTTTAGAACTTAACCTTGATGGTGTAAAATAATTATACATTGTCAGTCCACAGTTCTTAAACTATATAGAAGTTGACGTTGGGACTATTCAAATTTTAAGGATGTCCTTTTTGGTAGCTTTGCTGGACATAAGCTCTGCAGCTACACAAAAATGCACCGATGAATCGGGGATAGTTCTACAAAATGTGCACTTACTACTCTATATGTAACAGGCAGCTCGGGATGCTGGAATAAAAGATTCATATGGACTAAACAAGAGGGTTGAGGCTGTAACCAATGTGAGAAATATCAGTAAACTAGATATGAAGCTCAATGATGCACTGCCTGACATCAAAGTGGATCCCGAGACATACACAGTGACTGCAGATGGAACAATCCTTACGTGCCCCCCGGCTACTACTTTACCACTCTCTAGGAACTATTTCCTCTTCTAGCAGTAACTAGTTGTACTCCAGTAGCCTTGGCCTCGGTAGCTTTGGTGAGGCATCTGCACAATTGAACCAATTTTCTTTATTACCACTTGCGTGTAATGTTTTACTAAGCTTCAACTGCTGCAAAGAAACAATATAGGATAGGGACAGTAGAGTTGTAGAAACTAATTTATTTGAATCGGGTCAAATATGGATTATATTCATATAACCCGCTGAAAAAATGGATAGCCGCAGGTCAAATATGGATCATTCTCCACCATTTGATTCTCTAATGTAGCTTGGCTGgtgtaatttaatttttctaaaattcaaCAGTTTCTTCGCTGAATACTTTTTCAAGGGCAGTAGTTTTTTTTTCCGTTTGTTTCTAACTTGCACCCtgctcttcctttcttttcaatttatttgtctatttAGTTGATCATTTGAAATTCCCATAGAGTGCAAGTGATGAGAAAACAACGAAAAAGTTCTAGCCTTAATAGCTTAAATGCTAGTAGCATTGTCAGATCATACCTTATTTAAGAACTTAGATTCTCATTTCTATAAAAAATGTTGCACATGATAGTATGTATATACAACTTAAAATTCTGGTAGCATTGTCAAGTTTTTGCCACAATATATtctatttgattttaatttaaagGCATAAGTTATCGGAGGTCCCTTAAAATTAATCACATAATTCACATAAACATCTCAACTAAATCTGGTACCTATTAAGCATATTGACCATCCAATATTTGAGCCACTTAAGCATTGTTTTTTATGCTTTGGATTAAGTTTCTGACGCATTTTAATAAGCGCACCTAATGTAGACGACTTCGCAATTCAACACTTCCCATGTATATTAAGCCTTTCAGGTAGTATCCCCTTAAAAACATTATTAATTGAATAAAAGGGCAAAAACCCTAGTTGTTAAACATAACATTTCTCTCTCCCCAACCCCTCATTCCCTCTAACGATTCAGTTCACACCGGTTCAAGTCGAAGAAGAAAGGTGTGCTTCGTGCTTTCATCTTGAAGAACTTCTTTATGTAAGTTAGGGTTTTTTAATGTTTTTAGCTTAATTTTATCAATCATTTCCGAAACTGAGTTTAGAAAGTTGGGAGTTTTAATGTTTCCATTTGTGGGTTTGTGGTTTGAGAATATTTCGTCTCTTtcctaaatatttcttttaccATCCCAGAAAATGTGCACTAAAATTGTGTTTTTTAGCTATTGGGTGGATTATACGAGTATATTTTGTTACTTtgctttatttgatattttgcaGGGTTATCTAATAATTGATCATGGAGGAAATCATATTTATCAAAATTCACCATGGGGAAccttattcttatttatcttGGAAACTGTGTGGCAGGACTCATGTATATAGGATAAGAACCACTTTTCTATATTAGAATTTCTATATTATACTAAAGAATCAGAGTATACAACTATTGGGTTTTTTTAACATAATTGACTAAAGAATTCCACCTAGTTAAATCTAACCTGTATCTCCTAGACCTAATTAGAAACTCAAAACATGAGGACACTTATAAACTATTTGTCAATCATGTATGGAATGAATCTTTACTTGACAATGAGGAACCTACTGATTTTCTTACTAATGATGATGAGACTGTCAACCTAGGTGAAAAACAGGAGGCTGATAATATAGTAAAAGATAATGATTTTGATTCTGTTAACCTAGGTtgatattgagggtgagttatcAAAGCTTTTAGACAAGaaataagaaacaaaaacaGAGGAAGAAGGTTTTTGGAGCTGAAGAATTACCAGCATCATAGCTTAAATTCTCTACATTAAATCAAGTTGAAAAGTTCTAAAGTGCAAAGTTGCGTTACCATTTTATTCTTAcactaaatataaataaaaatgttacGAAACATCTAATTGATTGAATATTAAATAGTTAATACATATTTCAATAACATAACCaagaaaattattaattagaatAAAATACAAGCATCAATGCCTAAAAGTTTACTTTGTCTACCATTAAAGACCCCAAAAGTCTTAACTGCTAATTGATGATGCAGTAATGTTGGTATTTAATATTCTTCTCACAAGATAAATGTAGCAAAATACATAGTACAAGGCTGCTGGCTTTGGACTCGTAAGATTCTCTCTGCATCTGGAAATGTTCCATAATTACAAAAGGGTAATTTTTTGGTACTTGATGTCTCGAGAGCAGTCTTGAAGGTAATGGAGGGAGCGCTTATCAATGGTTATTATTTAACTTTCGACTTTTAATCGTGCGGACAAAAAAGTGATTACGAGTTATAACTATCATTTACTCGGGACATGTAAATTGCACTAAACTGTAATAACTTTTATACAGGTATCCCACAATGTTATGACTTCATTCTTCACTTTAATATTTTCCTATCTTGATTCTCTTTTTCCATTGTCCCTTGTACTTATAGTGTTATGAATATGTAGGTCCTATTGGACGAACTGAAAGATTGGGAAGCAGCCAGCTAAGTAAATATAGTAACAACATGTGCTGGCATTATTTCTTTGAAAGGTTTTAAGATAGAGTTCCAATAGTAATTACCTCATAATACACATATgatattttgtttgattttttttaacgaACAAATAAAATTAACATTTACAATAGTCCCAACTTTGATGAATTATTTTCCATTTCCGCACACATCTGATCCTTGTGTCAGTTCTACTCTTTTATATATGAGCAAACAATACAATATCTCACTAATTTGGGATCTAATTACGTGCCTTTATTTTAGTTTTCAAAATTACCTTTCACATCACATTTACTTTGCAAGATATAGATACATGCATCTCAGATATATGCGGTTCAAATTAGGTATAATTTATTCAAGATACACTGTATTCAAACACGATTTGCATATATTTGGAATATATTAACTCTCTCGCTCGATTCTCTCATATCTATCTTGCCTTTCTCCTTCTCATGCTTGCCTCTTTccttatatatttgtatttcataatatatcaggtatcaaaaatatatgtatctgGTGTGATTCATATATACCATGCCCTCTctaatatcatatatatctaatatttttgatatatgtGTCTGACTTAAAATCTAAAGGAGTAGTATATCATACTTGAAATCTAGTACAAAATTACTAACTAGTGAaacaatatgtaattatttcgAACTATAGAATGAATTAGTATTTATGGTAAGATATTTTTGTATAATTAGGTAGTTTGTATATACCACAAGTGATTTCAAGGTAACCCTTGGCATAGCATATCTAagcatatcatatgaaaactgaAGTGGAAGCtgtaaagtaaaatcataacTAAAATAGATTTCAACAATAAGTTTATTACAATTGAATACTAATGTCCATTTTGGTTTTATTCTCGGAATAAAGAAGaacatgccaatcatttgaggattgtgttgtaaattttaagggacaaacaattattttccaagttcaataagtgtgagttttggctaagggaggttacatttcttggccatgtggtgtacagtgatgggattaaggtagatccaaagaaaatgaaggcggtaaagaattggcctagatcgttgtctcctttggatattagaagtttcttggaaCTACCCAGATAATATAGAATgtttgtggaagggttttcatcatttttgtcatctttgataagttgactcaaaagaaagtgaagtttcaatggtcggaagcttgtgagaagagttttcaagagttgaaagatcgtcttactatcgctcctattttgactctacggTCTGATGGATTTGTTGTAGGGTGATAATCTATGCTTCTAgaaaacttaaggtgcatgaaaagaattattcgactcatgacttggagctaTCGACGGTTGtgttttttctttgaagatttggagacactatctttgtggtgtccatgttgatgtgttcactgaccacaagagtttacaatacatgTTTAAGCAAAAgtacttgaaccttcgacaaagaagaTGTCTTtaattgttgaaggactatgaaaTGAGTATGTTGTACCATCGGGGTAAAGATAATGTGGTTGCTTATgcacttagtagattgtccatgaatattGTTGcttatgttgaggaaggtaagaaagaattgattaaggatgtgcatagattggcTCGTTTAGGTGTTCGTTTGGTTGATTACAGTGATGGGAGTACTCTTGTTCACAATAGTTCAGAATCGTCCCTTGTGATAGAAgtcaaggccaagcaagatAATGACTTGGTGTTATTTGAGTTGAAGAAGTCAGTTGCCGAAAAGGCTATTGAGTCTTtcttccaagggggagatggtgcgcttcattatcaaggtcggttgtgtgtaccCAATGTCGATTATCTAAGGGAATTGATATTACATGAtgcccatagttctcgatattcgattcatccaggatccaccaagatgtatcgtgatttgagggaggtgtattggtggaatgaaatgaaaaaggacagaggagtttgtggctaagtgtccaaactgtcaacaagttaaggttgagcataaaaaaccaTGAGGTTTAGCCCAACACATTGAAATTTCTACtttgaagtgggaagatgtgaatatgaattttataataGGTTTCCCTCGTACTAAGAAACAAcacgattctatttgggttgttgtggatcgAAGACCAAGTCGactcattttctaccagttaagacttattatggtgccgaagattatgctaaattATTTATTCGTGAGTTgataagacttcatggtgtccccatatctattatatcagatcgaGGCACTCAATTCACTTTGCATTTTTTGAAGTCGTTTCAAAAGTTTTTGGTAcaaaagtcaagctaagtatcgcttttcaccctcaaaccgatggttAAGCTGAAAGAACGTTTCAAACTATAAAGGATATGTTAATggcgtgtgttattgatttcaaaggaagttgggatgagcatctaccaatg contains the following coding sequences:
- the LOC129880462 gene encoding urease isoform X2, giving the protein MCFGGGLIVLNPQRKAVILKVTNKGDRPIQVGSHYHFIEVNPSLIFDRMRAYGMRLNIPAGAATRFEPGETRSVVLIRISGKQVIRGGNAIADCPVDDAKVMTVMGALSEGGFGHLAEPNPREGVVGEESCFSFSMTHEAYANMFGPTTGDRIRLGDTDLFAEIEKDFGIFGDECVFGGGKVLRDGMGQACGYPSADCLDTVITNAVVIDYTGIFKCDIGIKDGRIVSLCKAGNPDVMDSDAIIGVNTEVIAGTGMIVTAGAIDCHVHFICPQLAYEAISSGITTMVGGGTGPAHGTRATTCTPGHVHMELMLQSTDEIPLNFGFTGKGNSSKADGLHEIIKAGAMGLKLHEDWGTTPAAIDMCLTVADQYDIQVNIHTDTLNESGFVEHTIAAFKGRTIHTYHSEGAGGGHAPDIIKVCGVKNVIPSSTNPTRPFTLNTVDEHLDMLMVCHHLNKDVREDVAFAESRIRAETIAAEDILHDMGAISIISSDSQAMGRIGEVISRTWQTAHKMKSFRGPLDIAGSDNDNFRIKRYIAKYTINPAIANGISQYVGSVEVGKLADLVVWKPSFFGAKPEMVIKGGVIAWSNMGDPNASIPTPEPVLMRPMFGALSKAASTNSIAFVSKASRDAGIKDSYGLNKRVEAVTNVRNISKLDMKLNDALPDIKVDPETYTVTADGTILTCPPATTLPLSRNYFLF